The proteins below are encoded in one region of Belonocnema kinseyi isolate 2016_QV_RU_SX_M_011 chromosome 5, B_treatae_v1, whole genome shotgun sequence:
- the LOC117172982 gene encoding uncharacterized protein LOC117172982, whose product MQISVSIIHQYPGKCFVINTMIHFHPQLKVSKPFSGGLAWTLMVFAHPRPCWCGDPKDIWTPLEQQQKNLLTKTFSQKSSLLAFKNARVYACRFFIGSSEI is encoded by the exons ATGCAGATTTCAGTTTCAATTATCCATCAGTACCCTGGAAAATGTTTTGTCATCAATACCATGATTCATTTTCACCCTCAACTTAAGGTTTCAAAACCCTTCAG CGGCGGACTAGCGTGGACCCTCATGGTGTTCGCCCACCCTCGCCCCTGTTGGTGTGGCGACCCTAAAGACATTTGGACGCCCCTAGAACAGCAACAAAAAAATCTTCTCACAAAAACCTTCTCACAAAAATCTTCTCTTCTGGCATTCAAAAACGCGCGCGTGTACGCCTGTAGATTTTTTATTGGTAGCAGTGAGATATGA